In a genomic window of Mycolicibacterium neoaurum VKM Ac-1815D:
- a CDS encoding RDD family protein: protein MTTGGFDPLSTNYAASGRVPGGLLARWLARVIDGILIAIVSVLLAFVTDSLDSIWVTGLFTGLLTFVYCVAFEVTQGWTPGKKVLGLSVHGAGDGGKPTLRQSAIRNAFTLLPIIPLIGGLLGVIAILVIAVTINSSATKQGKHDELAGGTQVVKN, encoded by the coding sequence ATGACCACAGGTGGATTCGACCCCCTATCGACCAATTACGCCGCGTCCGGTCGCGTTCCCGGCGGCCTGCTCGCTCGATGGCTCGCGCGGGTCATCGACGGCATCCTGATCGCCATCGTCTCGGTTCTGCTGGCCTTCGTCACCGACTCACTGGACAGCATCTGGGTAACCGGTCTGTTCACCGGTCTGCTGACCTTCGTCTATTGCGTCGCCTTCGAGGTGACCCAGGGCTGGACGCCGGGCAAGAAGGTGCTCGGCCTGAGCGTGCACGGCGCAGGTGACGGCGGCAAGCCGACCTTGCGGCAATCGGCCATTCGCAACGCGTTCACGTTGCTGCCGATCATCCCGCTGATCGGTGGACTGCTCGGCGTGATAGCCATTCTGGTGATCGCGGTGACCATCAACAGCAGCGCCACCAAGCAGGGCAAGCACGACGAGCTCGCCGGCGGCACCCAGGTCGTCAAGAACTGA